Proteins from a single region of Esox lucius isolate fEsoLuc1 chromosome 13, fEsoLuc1.pri, whole genome shotgun sequence:
- the ptgesl gene encoding prostaglandin E synthase 2 isoform X2, which produces MAAACARIFGKVAWHILESPPCRAGTLASRVPMVSLPGSIRAYGTGGGGFRSQMVYSTRLRGGRVLGCAFLLGGGLGLYQTIKLTVQHHLAEEVMTSDCGLRLTLYQYKTCPFCSKVRAFLDYHGLPYEIVEVNPVMRKEIKWSTYRKVPILMVNGDVQLNDSSVIISALKTHLMSKEKTISDILRCYPEMKAVNEKGKEVTEFNNKYWVMVNEPEDQLMYPEKDSRKEEIKWRKWADDWLVHLISPNVYRTTGEALASFDYIVREGKFGPYEGFFAKYVGAAAMFLISKRLKNTTYRTT; this is translated from the exons ATGGCAGCTGCCTGCGCGAGAATTTTTGGTAAGGTCGCCTGGCATATTTTGGAATCTCCACCATGTCGGGCTGGGACACTTGCTTCCCGGGTTCCAATGGTCTCGCTGCCGGGGTCTATCAGAGCATACGGAACGGGCGGTGGAGGATTCCGTTCGCAAATGGTATACAGCACCCGTCTTCGAGGTGGCAGAGTCCTGGGATGTGCGTTCCTGCTTGGAGGGGGACTTGGCTTGTATCAGACAATAAAGCTGACTGTCCAACATCACCTTGCAGAAGAAGTAATG ACTTCTGATTGTGGCTTGAGATTGACGCTGTATCAGTACAAGACCTGTCCGTTCTGCAGTAAAGTGCGAGCTTTCCTAGACTACCATGGACTTCCATACGAGATTGTCGAGGTCAACCCTGTGATGAGAAAGGAAATCAAGTGGTCAACTTACAGAAAAGTGCCTATCCTGATGGTGAACGGGGATGTG CAACTGAACGATTCCTCAGTAATAATCAGTGCTTTGAAGACACATTTGATGAGCAA AGAGAAAACCATCTCAGACATTCTGCGCTGTTACCCAGAGATGAAGGCAGTCAACGAGAAGGGGAAGGAGGTGACAGAATTCAACAACAAGTACTGGGTGATGGTAAATGAACCTGAAGATCAGCTGATGTACCCAGAGAAAGATTCCAGAAA AGAGGAGATCAAATGGCGTAAGTGGGCAGACGATTGGCTGGTGCATCTGATCTCACCTAATGTGTATCGGACTACTGGAGAGGCCCTGGCCTCTTTTGACTATATCGTCCGCGAGGGGAAGTTTGGCCCTTACGAGGGCTTCTTTGCAAAATACGTTGGAGCCGCTGCCATGTTTCTCATCTCAAAAAGACTGAAAA ACACAACCTACAGGACGACGTGA
- the ptgesl gene encoding prostaglandin E synthase 2 isoform X1 has protein sequence MAAACARIFGKVAWHILESPPCRAGTLASRVPMVSLPGSIRAYGTGGGGFRSQMVYSTRLRGGRVLGCAFLLGGGLGLYQTIKLTVQHHLAEEVMTSDCGLRLTLYQYKTCPFCSKVRAFLDYHGLPYEIVEVNPVMRKEIKWSTYRKVPILMVNGDVQLNDSSVIISALKTHLMSKEKTISDILRCYPEMKAVNEKGKEVTEFNNKYWVMVNEPEDQLMYPEKDSRKEEIKWRKWADDWLVHLISPNVYRTTGEALASFDYIVREGKFGPYEGFFAKYVGAAAMFLISKRLKSRHNLQDDVRQDLYKAVNEWVAAIGMNRKFMGGDQPNLADLAVYGILRVMEGLEAWNDMMENTKVKRWYRRMEKAIQSN, from the exons ATGGCAGCTGCCTGCGCGAGAATTTTTGGTAAGGTCGCCTGGCATATTTTGGAATCTCCACCATGTCGGGCTGGGACACTTGCTTCCCGGGTTCCAATGGTCTCGCTGCCGGGGTCTATCAGAGCATACGGAACGGGCGGTGGAGGATTCCGTTCGCAAATGGTATACAGCACCCGTCTTCGAGGTGGCAGAGTCCTGGGATGTGCGTTCCTGCTTGGAGGGGGACTTGGCTTGTATCAGACAATAAAGCTGACTGTCCAACATCACCTTGCAGAAGAAGTAATG ACTTCTGATTGTGGCTTGAGATTGACGCTGTATCAGTACAAGACCTGTCCGTTCTGCAGTAAAGTGCGAGCTTTCCTAGACTACCATGGACTTCCATACGAGATTGTCGAGGTCAACCCTGTGATGAGAAAGGAAATCAAGTGGTCAACTTACAGAAAAGTGCCTATCCTGATGGTGAACGGGGATGTG CAACTGAACGATTCCTCAGTAATAATCAGTGCTTTGAAGACACATTTGATGAGCAA AGAGAAAACCATCTCAGACATTCTGCGCTGTTACCCAGAGATGAAGGCAGTCAACGAGAAGGGGAAGGAGGTGACAGAATTCAACAACAAGTACTGGGTGATGGTAAATGAACCTGAAGATCAGCTGATGTACCCAGAGAAAGATTCCAGAAA AGAGGAGATCAAATGGCGTAAGTGGGCAGACGATTGGCTGGTGCATCTGATCTCACCTAATGTGTATCGGACTACTGGAGAGGCCCTGGCCTCTTTTGACTATATCGTCCGCGAGGGGAAGTTTGGCCCTTACGAGGGCTTCTTTGCAAAATACGTTGGAGCCGCTGCCATGTTTCTCATCTCAAAAAGACTGAAAAGTAG ACACAACCTACAGGACGACGTGAGACAGGATCTGTACAAGGCAGTTAATGAGTGGGTGGCAGCCATCGGCATGAATAGGAAGTTCATGGGTGGAGACCAGCCCAACCTGGCTGACCTG GCAGTGTATGGGATCCTGAGAGTGATGGAGGGTCTCGAGGCCTGGAATGACATGATGGAAAACACCAAGGTGAAGAGATGGTACAGGCGCATGGAGAAAGCAATACAAAGCAACTAG